From the genome of Gorilla gorilla gorilla isolate KB3781 chromosome 4, NHGRI_mGorGor1-v2.1_pri, whole genome shotgun sequence, one region includes:
- the NME5 gene encoding nucleoside diphosphate kinase homolog 5 isoform X11: MEISMPPPQIYVEKTLAIIKPDIVDKEEEIQDIILRSGFTIVQRRKLHLSPEQCSNFYVEQYGKMFFPNLTAYMSSGPLVAMILARHKAISYWLELLGPNSSLVAKETHPDSLRAIYGTDDLRNALHGSNDFAAAEREIRFMFPEEKL, from the exons ATGGAGATATCAATGCCTCCACCTCAGATATATGTAGAAAAAACTCTGGCCATTATCAAACCAGATATTGTTGACAAAGAGGAGGAGATACAAGATATTATTCTTAGATCCGGATTCACCATTGTTCAG AGAAGAAAACTACACCTCAGCCCTGAGCAATGTAGTAACTTTTATGTGGAACAGTATGGAAAAATGTTTTTCCCCAACTTAACAGCTTACATGAGTTCTGGACCGCTTGTCGCCATGATATTAGCTAGACATAAAGCCATCTCTTATTGGTTAGAACTTTTGGGACCAAATAGTAGCTTAGTAGCGAAGGAGACACATCCAGACAG TCTGAGGGCAATTTATGGCACAGATGACCTAAGGAATGCACTTCATGGGAGTAATGACTTTGCTGCTGCGGAAAGAGAAATACGTTTTATGTTTCCTGAAG AGAAGTTGTAA
- the NME5 gene encoding nucleoside diphosphate kinase homolog 5 isoform X10, which yields MEISMPPPQIYVEKTLAIIKPDIVDKEEEIQDIILRSGFTIVQRRKLHLSPEQCSNFYVEQYGKMFFPNLTAYMSSGPLVAMILARHKAISYWLELLGPNSSLVAKETHPDSLRAIYGTDDLRNALHGSNDFAAAEREIRFMFPEDLAS from the exons ATGGAGATATCAATGCCTCCACCTCAGATATATGTAGAAAAAACTCTGGCCATTATCAAACCAGATATTGTTGACAAAGAGGAGGAGATACAAGATATTATTCTTAGATCCGGATTCACCATTGTTCAG AGAAGAAAACTACACCTCAGCCCTGAGCAATGTAGTAACTTTTATGTGGAACAGTATGGAAAAATGTTTTTCCCCAACTTAACAGCTTACATGAGTTCTGGACCGCTTGTCGCCATGATATTAGCTAGACATAAAGCCATCTCTTATTGGTTAGAACTTTTGGGACCAAATAGTAGCTTAGTAGCGAAGGAGACACATCCAGACAG TCTGAGGGCAATTTATGGCACAGATGACCTAAGGAATGCACTTCATGGGAGTAATGACTTTGCTGCTGCGGAAAGAGAAATACGTTTTATGTTTCCTGAAG